The region AGCCGGAAGTAGTGCGCCGGGCGGTTTCGAGTGCCCCGTGTGTTGGACCGTCGGCAGGCGGCTTGGGCGTTCCCGTTTGAATCGCACGGGCTCGGGGGTTCCGGCATGCCGTATGAAAATATCTACCGTGCGCAGTCGGGGACCCGGCTCATGGCAATCGGTAAAAAAAGGGGCCGGCCGGGTGCGGAAGTCGCGGCATCATCCTATGCGGCCCTGCAGGGCGGCTCTCCGCCACCGGAATGCCTGATCGATACCATCAAATCCTTGCACGCCGGTACCCGGCACCGAGATGCCGCCATGAGTATCATCCTCATCCCTATCGGAAAGGTCGATCCTGGAGAGATGAAACTGCTTGAGAGCCCGCTGAAGGCGGAATTCTCCTGCGATGTAGCGATCGGGAAGAAGATCCCGCTTCCTGCAGCCGCGCTGAACGCCGCCCGCAATCAGTACGATGCGGAGGTGATGCTCGAGCACCTCTCGCTCTCCGGGGAGACCGCCGGCTACGACCGGGTGCTGGGGGTTACCGACGTCGATCTCTACCTCCCGGGCATGAACTTCGTCTTCGGGCTCGCGGGCCGGAGGAACGCCGTGATCTCTCTCCGCCGCCTCAGGCAGTCGTTTTACAACCAGCCTGAGGGCGCAGGAGTCTTCCGGCGCCGTGCTGTTGTGGAGGCGGTGCACGAGCTCGGGCACACTTTCGGGCTCGCCCATTGTGAAGATCCTCGGTGCGTCATGCGCTTCTCAAACACCATCGCTGAGACCGACCGGAAGGGACCGGCGTTCTGCACGGCCTGCCGCTCAAGAATTCGCACCGGGGAGGCCGGAGGACGGTGACCGGGAACCTGCTCATCACCGGGCGGCCGGGCTCCGGGAAGACCACGCTCATACGCCGTCTTACGGAGCGTTTTGCCGGTTATTCGCCGGTTGGGTTCTTTACCCTCGAGGCCCGGATGGGCAGAGAACGGGTAGGGTTCGACCTCGTGAGCCTTGCCGGGGAGCGGCGATGCTTCGCTCGCACCGGGTTTTCGGGTCCCTGCCGTGTGGGCAAGTACGGTGTCGATATTGAGGGGTTTGAAGAGTTCTTGGCGTCGGTCCCGTTCTTTGCGTCGGGCGCCCGCCTGGTCTTCATCGACGAGATCGGGAAGATGGAGTGCTGCTCGTCGGTCTTCCGCAGGGTTGTGCGGGAGGTGCTCGATGCCGCAACCCCTTGCGTGGCGACGGTTGCACTGCGGGGCGTCCCCGGCCTTGACCG is a window of Methanoculleus sp. 7T DNA encoding:
- a CDS encoding nucleoside-triphosphatase, which codes for MTGNLLITGRPGSGKTTLIRRLTERFAGYSPVGFFTLEARMGRERVGFDLVSLAGERRCFARTGFSGPCRVGKYGVDIEGFEEFLASVPFFASGARLVFIDEIGKMECCSSVFRRVVREVLDAATPCVATVALRGVPGLDRIKARGDVRVVEVTRSNRDQLLPELEAEVRRLVGAGPGKGGGRETIDTNLPLN
- a CDS encoding archaemetzincin family Zn-dependent metalloprotease; the protein is MPYENIYRAQSGTRLMAIGKKRGRPGAEVAASSYAALQGGSPPPECLIDTIKSLHAGTRHRDAAMSIILIPIGKVDPGEMKLLESPLKAEFSCDVAIGKKIPLPAAALNAARNQYDAEVMLEHLSLSGETAGYDRVLGVTDVDLYLPGMNFVFGLAGRRNAVISLRRLRQSFYNQPEGAGVFRRRAVVEAVHELGHTFGLAHCEDPRCVMRFSNTIAETDRKGPAFCTACRSRIRTGEAGGR